The nucleotide window GACTTAGCTAAAGTAGATGGATTATAAATGCCAGTATCTTAATTTCTAATAAGTATCATTTATCATTTGCTAAAGCAAATCATAGCTActtactgttattatttcttgACTGAACAGTAGTTAATCAATGTTGCTCATACAGATGACTCAGCATATTAGTTTCTTAGAGCTGGCAGATAATTGATCCCAAATAACTCCCTTctaacagacaaaataaaaaagtaaaatgcaaaagtaaaatgCATAAGTCAGACATGTTGACTTATTCAGTTAAAATCCATTATGCAATTTTATATGTAATACTGTGATTTTAGTCCTCTTTCTGGAAAACTTTTAAGAGGGAGAGTATCTCGAGAGGATCCAACCACCAACTTAATGCTGGTAGCTAAAGGATTGCtttgttcaaataaaataataacctaCCTCTTTCTCTTAACTTTTCCATCTACTGTAGTATGAaggtgaattcattttttttttttaataaagtgaaatATCTTTTAGTATGAGCCAAAGTTGATTGCTTCATAACAGGTGAATGACAAGTGTGGTTAATTAGTGAATAATCAAAGGATCCTGTATGAGATGCTTGGATATGTAACAAATAGCAGTTAAATAGTTTTTCTAAATGATTGATCTTGAGCACTAATTTTTAACTTTGCGAGATACTCTATGATAAATGAGTCTCACAGGATGCATCAGTTTCGCTGAGTGGACGTTTGTTACAGTTTAAGCTTTGCTGAGTTAGAGAACAGAATGCGCTACTGAACTGCTTTATTAATTGTGTATTAAAACAGCCATTTATTGGGTGCCTATTACTGCCCATTTCTTTGCTAACTAtgtgaaaatagagaagaaaaatcacattttctgcCTTCAAGAAATTTACTTTCTAGTGGGATAGCGAATATTAAACAATTAAAGTATTGCATAATTAAGACTAGAATAAAGGAAATATGGATCACAAAGTGGTACCTCCTCTGAACCAACCACTTACAAAggaatttaacatttttcattcattttttaaaaaattattaacaatatgGTTACATAAATTACAATATGGTTCATAGAGTGCATTTATATTCTAGCAATAGGATATGGGTCTCCTGAGCAGAAAGTTCCTTGAGTCTACCAAATCCTACCAAATCCTTCTTGGCCATGTCATTTGCTATAATAACTTCTCCTAGATCAGGTCTTACACATTATTCTACTGAATGTAGTGTGTTGTAAAAGTTTGATATGGTATTAATTAAACTGATAACCATAAAATCCATTGGGTTTTAGTTGCCATTACCCAGGGAGGAGCAATACAGCTGGCTAACAATGGTACCGATGGGGTACAGGGCCTGCAAACATTAACCATGACCAATGCAGCTGCCACTCAGCCGGGCACTACCATTCTACAGTACGCACAGACCACTGATGGACAGCAGATCTTAGTGCCCAGCAACCAAGTTGTTGTTCAAGGTAAGAGAATTCAGAATTCATAGGTGTGGTAAATTCTTTGAAAGggtaaaaattttataaactcaGATAAAGTAAGTATGATACTGCAGAGCACTGTGAAAATgtagttaattttgttttcattatagaTAATGTTCTCCATAAACTCTTCTATTTTTCCAGTTGGACCCAAATGTCATGGCATAAAAACAactattttcagtttaaaaaatataacctcTTTAACACTTCCAGCATTTGGGGATAGGAGAAATAAGGGTAGGTTACAAGGAAAGATAGTGAAATCAGGAGTTAGGAAAGCTAGATTCTAGATCTAACTGCATAGttttgctgtgtgatcttgagtaggactcacctctctgggcctcatttttattcatgtgtCAAATAAGAGTTTTATTAAATCACTGCTAAGAATCATCAGAGGCTCCAAGCACCTtgctgcctcagttggtagagcatgcaatcttgatctcaggattgtgagttcaagccccacattgggtatagaacTTACTAAATAATCTGTTTCTCTACTTCTTACTCAAGAAATTGACATCCTAATTTCTaagatcattttttatttcaaatgaaagcAGTATGTTCTGAAATATCCTATACCAGTTTGTAAGTCTACTGGTCTATAGAGAAGAAGTAGTAGTTAAATCCTTGATGACTGTAGAAATagctttttttgctttgttttagtttttaaattaaataatttattggtCTTAGGAATCTTTACAGATAGGAGTTGACCGTTTTTCTTTGaatctatttgaatattttaagagTATGATTTATGCCAGATTGAAACTTGCATGTTgaggaaatacttttaaaatctgtttctaaaaatatttttattaataataatatattttgccTCTGTTAGGTAGTGACCATCTTACCCCTTCACCATAGATGATAATTTTTGAATAATCCTAAAACACCCAACTAGAGagtcatcatttatttaaaaggccCTAATGTATTTACAGAATATATTCTATTACtaaacaaataatatttgaagaagataatattttgtttattaatggGAGTAAAACACCTTTTCACTTTACATGCAGGTACTCAAAAATTGTAAAGCAGGATGTCAGTGAATTTGAATTCTGAACGTCAGTTTGAAGATGGTAACATGTTTAGTATATAAATCTTTTCCACTCAGACTAcacattttaattgaaattaatgACTAACATGGCTAATTTTATACAGACCTTTAAATTCTCTCAGATAGTGTTAGGTTCTTTATTCTTAGGAGGGCATATTCCTAAGCTGTTTCTAGAAGCAGTTTGACAAATAATGGTTGTGTTTCTTTTCACAAGTGATAGATCATTTaggtagaaaaataaacttcGGTTTATTTAGCCATTAGCATTTACATTAAAACAAGTAATATAATTGGCATCACGTGGTACACGTTTTCATACTTACAGTTTTGTTTCAATTAGAAATTTATAATAGTTGACCataatgctttattttctcttccattttgctattttatgaaaaatcatGGTCGTTTTTATGTCGTGGCAAGAGTCtacttgaaattttttaatatgaatttacCAATATCAAAGGAAGACATTGAGGAGTATACTCTATCTAGGAAGATCATCCAAGCTGTGCCCTACTTACCTTTTAGACTTAAGGTTGGTAAGCATGTTAACAGAATAGAACTGCATTCCAATGAAAGATAAATACAAGACCCAGAAGACATAGGTGAAGGCCTCTTTCACCCACGTGTCTAtactaataaatacattaaattggAAATTATTTGTCAGTAATGACCCAAAGAGGGCTGATTAGTTCAATGTTTTAGTTACAAtcacattccttcttttttttcccttgcaatCCAAAATGTATGTTTAGATTGATGATTGACACAGCGTAGTTTTACCAAGTCACGGTGCTTCAGTGTCTTTACACCACGTTCACGGTTTTTCTTCTCAGCTGCCTCTGGAGATGTACAGACGTACCAGATTCGCACAGCACCCACTAGCACCATTGCCCCCGGAGTTGTTATGGCATCCTCCCCAGCACTTCCTACACAGCCTGCTGAAGAAGCAGCACGAAAGAGAGAGGTTCGCCTCATGAAGAACAGGTACATACAGTGCATTTACTCAGATTGTGGGAGGTCAGGTCGTCTTCAGATTCCGCCAGACGTGTGTCTTTAAGTCTGCTGAGAATATGATCTTGGTGTTGAGCTTTTTTTCTGGTAGAATTGATGGATGTTGCTGGAACTTCTTTATTTAATAAGCAGCACTTACGAAATGGTTAATGGGATTATGGGTCAATCTTTActcatggttttcttttgtgtaatttCTCCATGAGAGATTTAATACACAACTCTGCTATATTTTCACTATGCTCTAACCAACTAGCTAGGTTATTTAagtattgtttcttttcatgaCAAGTCTTATTCGAGAAGATCAAGAGGTTCAAGTATGGATattaaaattgtttcatttatAGTAAGTTACTTGTAATAAAGTAAATGTATGATGGCCACTGTTTTAATGAATACCATCTTTATTGAAAATTAACAGTTTAACACCTAAAGGTTTCTTCAGAAATAGATTAATTCTAATACCTTGTTCTTAGATAAAATCTTAGAGTTAGTCTTCAACAATGAAATTGCTACGTATCAAAATCTATGAAATGTGGGTAAAGTAATTCTCATAAAGTAAATTCAGAGCTGTAAGTAGTTTTGTCAATAAAAAAACAGtaagatgtttttattatatttactttagtattttttatttatttagcttaggATTTAATATGGAAATGACTTTAAGACaaagcaaagagaatgaaaataaaggtaTATATAAAGATCTAAACATTTGATATTGGCGAAAATATTCCTCTGCTGTTCATCCCAAGATTTTTCAAACACTGTGATGAGATAAAAGAAATGTAGGGATTGAATTTAGATGGTCTGGATGCAAGTCCTGGACTGCCCTTTTTGCTGTGACTTTGGAAGAATACATTAACCCTCTCAGCTGcggttttcttctttgtaaaacgAGATTCCACCACCTGCCCAAAGGGCTGCTCTATGGGACAAGTATCCTATTCCTCTAAAGGCACTTTGTAACTGCAATGTTcagttgaaaatttttttttaatgtttatttacttacttatttatttactttgagagggagagagggagagaatcccaagcaggctccacaccgtcaagcgcagagcctgatgctgggctcaatctcacgaaccataagatcacgacgtgagttgaaaccaagagtcgacacttaattgactgagccactcaggcacccctcgaaatatttgtttttatgaagtTTCCTGTTTCTGTTCAGTTCAACCTCTTTTGTTCCTAAAATACTCTTAGCTGTTATAGAGTGTTAGTAAATTACATCTAAGCTATGAGATATGGCAGGGCTTTTTCTGGGATATTAGGAAAAGAGTTCAAAATATGCCAAGTCGCTTATTTTATTTGTGCTCCATCAGTCTGTGATTTTCCTTAGGAATTATAACAGAAGCATTAAAAGCtgcattcatttaaatatattttaaaatataaattaaactttgtatttaaatcttttcagttttaaaatgtttgtaaagAAATCTTTAACCCTTTCAAAAATTTGAAGTAAGTCCGATTAAGAAGTCTTTAGTAAAGGCCAggttgtaaaatttaaaacagtagcGCTTAGTAAAGAAACCAGTTCTAATCAAGACACAGTAGAGCAATCCGATGGAAGATAAGCCCTCTTGATGATAAAAACAACAGAAGGACTTCATGTTGTGTCTATGTAGTTGGGCTCTGTGGGCCAGAAATGTTTCCCCTTATATAGAAAAGACTAAGAGGCGGTGTAATCAGTGGGTAAGGAGGCAGCACCATATAGCTTCTTGTCTGCTCTCTTGTATATAGCAGAGAGCTGCCTATGTATGAAAACTTGTTAATTTGGCTGGCAgactaaatttccttttttatccatGTACTTTATGTcttgccccttcctctcccaccccctcccctccccccatataCATACACCCCAAGTTAGGGACAGGGCATACATAGCTGCGGTTCCTAACAAGCTTTGCTGGCCTGAGATCTTCAGGGAAGCTATCTGACTTACCACGGActctttaataaaatactttgtcTTGGATTTAGTTTCACTATAAGGAAACTTCCCGTTGACTCTGCTATGGTTCCCTTTTCCCTTTATTCCCATGTTATTGCTGCTGCTACTTTTCCAGCTTCCATTCATTAGAATGTGGCTTCTGTGACCACCACACCACTCTTATGTCTTTAAAAGGTACAGATTCCTTCTCACTTGGCAATCTagtattctcttttcattttacctttatggaatatttgacatttttgtcTATCTACTTTTTCTCCTGAACTCTTCTTTGGTTTATTCACCTGGTTTTCTGACTACTTTTGAAGTTTTCCCTTGAGACGTTCATTTATACCCGTGTATTTATTTCAGGTATCACCTATATGTTGCTGTCTCCTGATTCTATATTTTGGCTTTGACCTTTTTCCTGAGGTACTTTTAATATTAGGGGCCAGTTTATGCTGGACACTGTACCTAGTTTCTTTACATATTAGTTCTACCTACAATGAGTAGAAGCTTATCTCCACTTCACAGAGGAGCTATACTTCAGAGAGAAGTTAACTGTCTTGCCAAGGTCACACCTTTTAAGAAATcggtgcaggggtgcctggctggctcagtcagtaaagcatgcgactcttttTCATCttgggggtgtgagttcaagccccacattgggtgtgaagattgcttaaaaataaaatctttaaaaaaaaaaaaccagaaaacttgGTAGAGCTGAGATTTGAGCCTATTATGTCTGGCGCGAAAGCCTGTGGGCATGGAGCTTCTCGGATTCCAGCCTGCAGCTCTCCTGCTGTGCCTCTCAAACCAAAGCACATGCCAGTGTGCTGAGATATACGTAGCCCCAAGAAGTAAACTTGGAATGCTTTCCTCCAATGTTTAGTTCACAAAAATTtgagcaaaataaacatttgtaaggtaagaaatttaaaagaaattcacaCCAGCAGTGGCATTTTGGCTTGTGTCCCCAGAATCCCCATTTTTAGTTTGCTCTGCCCATTAAGGGTACTTCGGTGGAAAAGTTAGAGGAGCGCTGTCCTGAGCATACTCCCTAGGATGAATGTCCCTTATGTACCTCAAACACAGCCTGTCTTAAATTGAACTTTGATGAGAAGAGTTGTCATTCCCCAAATTCTACACCGTCCAAGTTACCATTTACTCAAAAATGAAGATAAGTGATAAGAAGTCTAAAAGAAAGGACAGATggttattattttactttttgttgctgcagtaacaataacaaaaaaccccaaatctcagTGTCTGAGAACAACAAAGCCTCTTCCTCACATTACATTTGACAGCTGCTAGCCAGCTGCTTGGCCCTCTTCCACATGCTCCCAACTAAAGGAGAAGCACCTTTTCTGACAAAGCATGTCACTTGTGTAGCAAAGGGGAAAAGGCAATGCTTTTTAAATCATCTGCTTGCTGGGGGTGAACATGGCATCCACTTGTGTATTCTTCGCTTGGGGAGGGAGGAGTAAAAAATTATGACAGTAATACAATTCACTATCCTTGTTGTATAATTTTAGAATGCAGGAGGATTTTAATAGATTTCCTAAAGGCAGAAGTAATAAACGTAAAGGTTACATAGGTTTGACTAcatgtatgaaaatataaaacccCTGTTTAGCCAAGCAAAAGATACAGTAGCAAAGCAAACAAACTAGGAACATTTGACAAGTCAGAAGAGAGTTAAGGATatgaataggcaaattcatagaaaatgaattagaaatgaggtaaaaaaaaaaaaaatagttttggaaaAATTCCAGACAATTGAAGGGTATGCCATGTAAATTAAGGCATGTTCATTGTACACATTGTATACATTCAGCCACATACAATCAACCTTTAAGAATGAatagagatggggggaggggagcgcctgggtggctcagtcacttaagcgtctctTGGTTtcatgatcatgatctcacagttcatgagatcagcCCCCGCATCCGGCTCCATGCTTCTAGCTTGgcgattgcttgggattctctctctctctgcccttcccccactcatactcacgCTCTCTCACGCGCGCAcactttctttcaaataaacttaaaaaaaaataaatttaagaatatatagATGGCATTTTTATTGAGATAGGAAGATGTTCATAGTGGAAAAAAGCAGGTTACCAGAGAGTATGTATAATCCCACTTTGTTTGGGTGGTGGGGgcgagtttgtttgtttttatttttttttaatgtttatttttgagagagagagatagagcaccagcagcggaggggcagagagagggagggagacatagaatccaaagcaggctccaagctccaggttccaggctccaggctccaagctccaagctccaagctgtcagcacagagcccaatgcagggcttgaactcatgaaccatgagatcatgacctgagctgaagtctgacgcttaactgacaagccacccaggtgccccctacttttgtttttattacacaTGTGAAACATGCTAATTATACAAGCACATTAGAAAACATAAGCTAAAAATTTAATCATCACTAATTGTGCCAcctaaaatgttaacattctggagtataattttttccctaatatatatgtgcaaaaataaatatttttaatgtatagttcttaattttttatttttaaataattttaggttACAGAAGAGTTGTGAAAGTAGTACAGAATTCTAGATACTCTTTATCCAGCTTTCTCTGATTTTAGCATATGACATAACCAGGCTTCAGTTACCAAAACTAAGAAGCTAACATCTGTCATATACTATGGGTATATGACAGCATATTATATGTTACATTAACACAGTCAATATGTTATATGGTGTAGTATACAACGTAGTGTTGTATACCATAATACTATACTATTAAACAGACTGTACACTTTATTCGGATATCCTCAGTTATATAtcccttttctcttccagaaTCCAGTCCAGGGTACCTACCCACTGCATTTAGTCACCATGCCTACTCATGTCCTGCAAACTGTGACGCTTTCTCTTTTGACTTTCATGGCCTTGTCACTTTTGAAGAGTAGTGGTCAGGTTTCTTTTAGAATATCCCTCGGTTTGGGTGGGCTTATGTGACATTTTCTTACAGACTGAGGTAATGGATTTGGAGGGATAATACCACAGAGGTGTAACGTGCTTTTCTTGTCATACTGTATTGAGGTAGCGCATACCAGTATGACTTGTTAGTGgtggtgatgttaactttgattcCTTGGTTAAAGTGGGGTCCAGGTGTCTCCTGCAGAGTTACCATTTTTCTAGTTTTACACTCTATTCCTTAGAAGCAAATCACTAAATCTAGCCCACATTCAAAGAGAGATGAAAGTCAAAAAGGAGAATATCAAAGAATTTATGGTCATAGGCAAAAAAACACCATAGTAATTGGTATATTTGAGGGGAGAGACTTGAAGACTGTGCAGATACCttatttctctttaaagtttTGCCCATTAATTTTAGTATTCACTAGTGATATTCAGATGAGGGTTTTTCTATTTCCCCTGTCCCTAATACATTTATTAACTGGAATTCTTTTATAAGGAAAATCTGTCCCTTCTTCCCTACTTacttatatgtataaataaatacattgtggATACTTACTTTATAAATTGCACTATAACTTAATACTGTTTATTTGTTATGTTCAGATTATTCCAGCTTTGACTTTTGGGAGCTCTTACAAGTTGGTTTCCTTTTATCCTTTTGACATgtccccttttttttaaacatgtccTTATTGTCTGACACTACAAGATTGTCCAGATTCAGCTTCTTATTTGTGTGTTCCCTGCCTTAGCCTTGGAACTAACCATTTCTTCCTAAgttccttttattggaaaatGGTACATAGAAATCAAGAAGAGGGCATCACCTATGCTCTTTGCTACCAGGTATCGCACTTCTGGGCCCTCTCAAAAGGTGGTGTCACTAAATATGTATGTGTACTAGCCGATGTATGCACACATCTAAATTTCTGTATTTGtatattactaaaataaatacgACTTCATACTAGCTTCTCTGACTCTGATCTATAGCCACAGGGTTCATTTTAGTCTCCTCCACTTTGCTTATTTATAACTTCTTTCTCTGACCAGAAACTTGGCTTCCCATTAAGTATATTTACACACTTGTTTAAGTGtagtatacatttaaaatagttaCTGAATTGCTAACTTGTACATCCATGAGAAACAGATTCACCAATTACAATACAGTATGTGCAGTTCTTTTTGTTCTTAGCCTTAAAGTACCAGTGTTTTCAAAGCTATTGAGTTgggtctcttccttttttctttaccttcttcAGTGAGGTTATATCACACTTATAGTATGGTTAGATTTGTCATCATCTTCATTCAGTTCTGGGATTGCATGTAGTTTACTTTTTATCTTCTgttggttttgacaaatgtatggtACCAGGTTTCTACCCCCACAGTGCCTTACAGAACTGTTATACCATCCTAGAAAGAATCCCATGTAATACCCACATGCTAATCCTCTTCTACCCCCTTTCCCATACCCTCAAAACCACTGAACTATTTTCTATCCTTtggattttgctttttccagaatctcatataaatggaatcatacagtgtgtagcctttaggatctggcttctttgacttggCAGAATGCATTCAAGATTCATTGATTATCTTGCGTGGATCAATAGTTGGTTTTACCCCTGGTACTGCCTTGTATGATTTTACTGTGGTTTGTTTGTCCATTGACCTTGACGTTCATCATAGTTTCCAGTTTTGGAGCATTATGAATGAAGTTACTATGAATATATACAGGTGTTAATATGAACTTTCAGTTCACTtgagtaaatatctaggagtgggCTGGCCAGCTGGAATGGTAAGTGTATATCTAACTTTACAAGAAactgccagattgttttccaaagtggctgtatcatttggcattcccaccagcagtgtttgAGAGTTCTACTTGATCTCTATTCAGTGTTACAATGTATGTTTTacgtttaggtctatgatccCTATTGAGTTAACTTCTGTATAAGGTGTGAGGTGTATCAAGATTCATGTTTTGTGTGTGGACATCCATTTGTTCCAGCATCAGTTGTTAA belongs to Felis catus isolate Fca126 chromosome C1, F.catus_Fca126_mat1.0, whole genome shotgun sequence and includes:
- the CREB1 gene encoding cyclic AMP-responsive element-binding protein 1 isoform X3, which gives rise to MSVNLNSERQFEDAASGDVQTYQIRTAPTSTIAPGVVMASSPALPTQPAEEAARKREVRLMKNREAARECRRKKKEYVKCLENRVAVLENQNKTLIEELKALKDLYCHKSD